The following proteins are encoded in a genomic region of Leifsonia psychrotolerans:
- a CDS encoding NAD(P)H-dependent flavin oxidoreductase produces the protein MTASALLSRLRLPVVAAPMFLASGPELVIAASRAGIIGSFPTPNCRTIAELDGWLTQITTALGTGPDAVPWALNLITHSTNTRLSADLEQVAKHHPPIVITALGSPRPVVDVVHAYGGIVLADVVSLTLARKAADAGADGLVCVSAGAGGHTGSLSPLPFIAAVRDSFEGLVCVGGGIATGAGVAGAVAAGADLVYMGTRFLASRESIALEGHKQMVVDSGIDDLVVSAAITGTPASWLRPSLAAVGIDPAATAVVARDYSTEMSNIRRWKDTWAAGQGLSTIRAIDTTAQIVDRLAEEYAAALDRAGRLAFAR, from the coding sequence ATGACTGCTTCTGCACTGCTTTCGCGCCTGCGCCTGCCGGTGGTGGCCGCCCCGATGTTTCTGGCGTCGGGACCCGAACTCGTCATCGCTGCCAGCCGCGCCGGCATCATCGGCTCGTTCCCCACACCGAACTGCCGCACCATAGCGGAGCTTGACGGCTGGCTCACGCAGATCACGACCGCACTCGGAACCGGGCCCGACGCCGTGCCGTGGGCACTGAACCTGATTACACATTCGACGAACACACGACTGTCCGCCGACCTCGAGCAGGTGGCGAAACATCACCCACCGATCGTGATCACGGCGCTCGGCTCGCCTCGGCCGGTGGTCGATGTGGTGCACGCGTACGGTGGGATTGTGCTCGCCGACGTCGTCTCGTTGACGCTGGCGCGCAAGGCCGCGGATGCCGGTGCCGACGGACTCGTCTGTGTGTCAGCCGGAGCGGGCGGCCACACCGGCAGTCTCTCGCCGCTGCCGTTCATCGCGGCGGTGCGGGACAGCTTTGAGGGGCTGGTCTGTGTCGGCGGCGGCATTGCAACCGGGGCCGGTGTGGCCGGTGCCGTCGCCGCGGGCGCCGACCTCGTCTACATGGGCACACGGTTCCTTGCCTCCCGCGAGAGCATCGCGCTCGAGGGGCACAAGCAGATGGTCGTCGACAGCGGCATCGACGACCTTGTCGTCTCGGCGGCAATCACCGGCACGCCGGCATCCTGGCTGCGCCCCTCGCTGGCCGCCGTCGGCATTGACCCGGCCGCGACCGCTGTCGTTGCCCGCGACTATTCGACCGAGATGTCGAACATTCGTCGGTGGAAGGACACCTGGGCCGCCGGGCAGGGGCTGAGTACGATCCGTGCGATCGACACGACGGCTCAGATCGTCGATCGCCTCGCCGAGGAGTACGCCGCGGCGCTGGATCGGGCCGGTCGGCTTGCCTTCGCACGCTGA